TTTCATTGAGGTCAAATCCCCATATGTAAGTTAGATTCTTTTTACCATATTCCCATTGCTTACGGACTCTCTTTTTAAGAATTTCTGTACACTTATTCCCATAAGCTGAATTGATAAATTGAAATTGTTTTTGTACGCTATCCACGTTTTTGTATGGAGATTGAATTTTTTCTATCTTATAACCTAAAGCTTTTTCACAATCATTAATAAATCTTAATGTATCTGGATGTTGGTCTTCTATATGACAATATAAGATTTTATCAATTTTGTCTCTCATAAGATAAGTAGCTATAAAACTACTTACACCAGCACTAAACCAACTAACTAACATCTACTTTTCCACCTATCCGATTTTATTTCGTTCGGATTGGTGTAATTACTATGGCTTCCCACGCTAGTTCAGCCTAAACATTACGCTACTATTAGTAATTTTACACTATGTTATTCACCCTCGTGGTTATTCATGGTGACTATTTCCATTCGGTCAAACGATATAACCTAAACCTTGTAACCAGTTTCTACTGGAATAGGAAAAGTAGAAGTACCTTTAATTTAATATTCATTATGTTCTCCTATCTATATGTTTGTAATATTATGATTGTTGCGTTATAGTTACATCATACACTATATAGTGTAGAGTGTCAACACTCAACTACAACTTTTTATTTATACTTGTAACTTTTTACACCATATGGTATATTATGAACAAGAAAGGAATGAAAAAAGTGGAAAATAATATTAGAAATGAAATAAAGAGTTATATTGCTGCTAGTGGTTGGACTCTTACAGATATCGTTAAAGAACTAAATAGTAAATATGGAACCACTACTACCACTCAAAACATAAGTAATAAACTCACAAGAGGGACACTAAAGTATATAGAAGCCAAACAGATAGCTTCTATTATCGGACGTGATATAAAATGGCTCTAATTAAATAATATTTAGTTAATAGATTAAAGACGAAAAACATCATGATGGATGTCTGAAATATTTTGAAAATGGAGAAATACTAATATTTGGAGTGATTAAAGATGAGGATAAATGAAAAAAGCATTTATAATCTATACCCTGCATTACTAAAGTATCCATTAATCATAAAAGTTCTACTTGAGCATAAGAACGATGAAGGCGTTAGCTGCATCTCACAGAAAGAAATAGCTAAAAGAATTGGCTTAACTCAAACAGCTATTTCAAAATATCTTAGCAGATTAGAACATATTGACAAATGTATAGAAAAAATATCTCCTGCAAAATACTTTGTTTATAGAGAAAACATGCTACAATATGGACCAGTAAGTAAAGTTATTAAATTTCATAATTTAGCAATTAGTAATAAGGGTTTTTTATTATTAGATTTTGAAAAACAAGTTATTAAACTTGGATTTACCAAAGAAGCCACATTAATTGCTAAACACTATGTTCTTAAATATCTATATAGCCAATAAAAAAACATGAAAAATTGTTATGAATACTATCTTTATGTAAATAAAGGTAGTATTTTTTATATTATTGTTAAATACAAAGGTTACGTTTCTTAAAAAAGTTATTTTTATTTCCATATCATATACATTGTATTCATTTAAATTATTTGATACTATATATATTGCAGACAATAACAATACAAAAAGGAGGTATTATAATGTTTGTTGGTTACAATTTATTACTAGCAGAAGACTCAATCAATAATATTAAGGATCAATCTATTGATTTATGGCGTAATAAACTAAAACAAAAAGAATTCAGAAAAAAGCTTAAAGAGTTTATTAACCCAAATAATCATATTGATGCAAAAGAATTACAAAATGAATGGTTTGAAGAGATAGATGCCGATATATTCATATCCCATTCACACAAGGATAAACAAGAAGCAGAAAAATTAGCAGCATGGTTATATGATAAATTTGGTATTATCGCATTTATTGATTCATGTGTATGGGGATACGCAGATGAGCTTTTAAAAGAAATAGATTATAACTATTGCCGTATTAATAATTCTGATACATATTCCTATGAATTAAGAAATCAATCTACATCACATGTGCACATGATGTTAGCAGCAGCACTTACACAAATGATTGATAAAACAGAATGTACATTTTTTCTTAATACTCCAAATGCTTTACCTTACAAAGAACAATTAATTGATAACAAAACATATTCTCCCTGGCTATACCACGAAATAAGAACTACTAAATCGATTAGAAGAAATCCTCCCAAAAGATTACTTACAGTTAAAAAAGGATATGAACAAAAATACTCTGTAAGTGAAAGAAATCAATTAATTGTTGAATATGATGCAGATATTTCTCATCTTATTAAAATTGATGATGATATTCTTCAAAAATGGGAATGGAAAAACAAAGATTATTGTTATACTGGTATTTCTACTTTAAATATATTATATAATTTAACTTTAGGAAGTGAGACCCAATATGGAACAATATTTATTAAATGAAATGCATAAAGAATTAGATCTTATTCAGGGATGTGTTAATAGAATGGCTAGTAATTCATTTCATATCAAAGGATGGGCTATTGGTCTTATTTCATCATTAAACTCTAATTCTTCTGTGTTTGTTATCATAAGAATAGAGTCTAAATACTGAGATATTTCATTATTTTCTGAAGTTATTGATATCATTTATGTTGTTGATTTGATGATATTTGTTACAGATCCTGTTATAAATACTCTCACTTCTTTTTATTTCATCTTTGGTGAGATTGTTATAGCAGAACTGTGCAAAATTCTTGGAGTTATTATCATAGAAATTCAATCTTTCTATTTGCATTGTCAAATATTTGTTAAAGATCTCGTCTTGTACCAAGTTGATCTCAAAAATATTAGCTAATACAATAGTAATTGTTGTAATTGCATTAATTTCATCATCTGTCATATTTACATTTGAAAATCTTAATACGACCTTTTCTAGCATTATATCTTCTTTGTAATTTTTTATATAGTTATAAAGGTTATTCCAACCTTTCTTTATTATGTTATCTATAATGTTCTTATCATCTTGCATATCCAACAAAATCAACCCTAATATGCGTTTACACATGATATTTCTTAAGATCGAGCCTCCAGTAAAAATAGGATGATTATAATATTCGCTTTCTTTAGCTAATTTATAAGCTCCATAGCTATACTTCTCATAAGATTTATCTACTATTGAAAAAACCTTTTTGTTGGATACTAAGGCTTCTATCAAGAATAAAGTCAAATTAAATTCATTTTTATTATCGTTCATGGATTTTCCTCCTTAATTTTATATAATAGCTAATATCTATTATATCTTTCGTTATTTATCATTACAACTTAATACATCAATATGTATTGTCTCTTTTATTATATTATATAAGAGAAATATAGTTAAACCATAACATGTAGATGTATTGAAATTTATATAAATCAATAGATGATAATTGTTGAACCATTATGCTTTGCATAATAATCCATTAAAATAAGGATTGAAACTAACTTCTAAAAGAAAAAAATAGAACTTTATATGAGTTCTATTTTTTTTGTGCATTATTATAACTTTTATATCATATTTCCTTCCGCACTTCCGTTTGGAGCTACCGTCCTCAATATTGACTTGAGAACATAGTCAATATTTCAGTTGGTGTATTAATTTTCTATTTTTTTATTCCTGAAACAAATTCTATCAATATACAACTTCTTAATTTTTCTGGTATATAATCACTTATTTGTATATACCATGTTTTATCTTTTTTCTTTAATCTGAATTTCTTTGGCAAACATAATCTACCAAAAAACCAATTTCCTAATGTACTTATAGTGTATTCTTTACCTTTATAGTCTTTAATCTTCAAGGGATTAATCTCTTGATAATATACATTGTAGTATTTCCTCTTTATTGTTCTCTTTATATGAGCAATCAATAACCTATAATTTAGGTCATTGATTTGCATTGGATACCATTTGCCAGTATGGTATAAGTTATATGGTTTATTATGGTCTATTTGCATTATTTCAAATTTATTTATGGCCACACTATTCCCTCCTTAACGGTTGATTGATATTAAATTCTTATTCGTGAAATTATTCCTCGCATAAGTGATTATATTTAATTCCTGAATACCTTTTGTTGCTTTATTGCTCTAATCTAATTAATAAGATACATAACCTTTTAATAATTACTTTACATTATATTCAGTTACTAGTTTTAGTACATTTTGAAGAGGTTCTTCAAAATCTGCTGTTACAGCTATTTGCTGAACTTCTACGTTATCCTTCTTAACAATAGGCTTTATATTAATGGTGCTAAAATTTATATAACTGTTAATTAATTCAAAATATATGTTTGATATATCTTGCTCATTATCACTTCCTATTAGCACTCTATAAAAAGTGTACTTTCCTATTTTAACTTCTTTAATTTTTGTTCCATTACTCATATGTACCTTTAACATATTTAATATCTTCCTTTCTTTGTATAATAATACTTTGTCGCAAGTGCGACTTTATATTTAACATTATAGTCGCATTTGCGACATTTTGTCAACAATTCTTTTATGACTTGCTAATTAAAATATATTGACCATTGTCGCGTTTGCGACTATAATATAATTATCATATTTTTAAGAGAGTGTATTGCTATGTTAACAAATATAACAACCATGTCAGAAATAATAGAAAAATTACAAATTATAGACCATAAGCAAAAAAGAGCTATGAACAGAAAATTACAACGAGCTTGTGAAACTGGAAAAATTAAAGCTCGTAAATCCGGTATAAGTTGGCTCATGGAAAAAACTAGTGTAGAACAATTTCTAGAAGTCCAAATATGGGAAGATCAATAGCTAGTTCGTATAGTAAAAAATATATGAACTCGTAAAAAAACGTTATAACACTGATATAATCTAGCTTTTTGTAGATTGCTTTATTATCCTATATTAAGAAAATGAATATTTTTGTATATTTTATTGTATATTAATACATTTTTAATTGTATATTGATGTATATCTTGAATATTGCTAAATAATGGTATTGATAGGACCAGATATTAATTCAATAATTTATTTTATTTCATTGTAATCAATTTATAGTAATATCTTACAAAAAAATACAATGAATAAAAATAGTAATATTATATAAATAATCCACTCCTGAAGAAAGGTTCTTTTTGTAGAGTATTCACAAAAGAATGATAGCAGTTGTTACGGATCAACAATCTTACCTTTCTGGATGAGCGTTCATATACCAGGTACAACTACGAATTTATTCGTCAAATTATACAATAACTAATTTTCAAATTCTATAATGAACAACTATTATAATTAAATTAATTATGTTATAATATGGTTAAGGACTCATTGATCGTGTTCCTCTTACCAACCTTTACGCAGCAATAAGCGAAAGGAGGTGAGAGTGTATGAAGAAAGATACAAAAGACAAACTAAAAACGCTTCTGACTCGCATTTCAGAAACGTTTATAGTGAAACTGATTGTTTCAATCATCATTAAACTAATTTTTAATTAATTAGAGAATACGGCAATATTCTCCTTTTAGAGGGACACTTTCAATGTGTCCTTTTCTAATTCTATAATACCTTATTTTAAAAGATTATGCAACACTTGTGATGTATTTAATATTATTACCGGTAGAGTTGTTTTTATTCCAACTAATTACATATTTACGTTTAATACCCTTACTATCCTCCAGGAAAAATAAAATAGGTGTATGCTCACCCTTGATATTAGTAAGAGCTACCATTTCAATGTTTTTCATAACAACCTTAATAAGAATCACCCCTAAAGAAATGACATATTCAAATATTCTCTTATGACCTCATAAGCATCATTGAAAGATTCAAATATATCACTATCACTATTTTCCCTCCTAAATTAAATTAACCTTTTTAATTCCCCCTCTAGTTCCAATATAAAATTTTCATATCCTTTAACATTATATCCCTCAACTATTTCAATACTTTTATTTACAAAAGGAATTAAATATCTCAAATAATAATCTTCACTCACATAGAAAGTAAAATGTTCTTGATTATTTCTATTTAAACCAATTACTAATTCATTATATTTGTAGAAAACATATTGAAAAAATTTTATATCAAAATCCTTATCCTTATTTGTTAATTCACCTTGGATAATATCATTTAAATCTTGTACTAGCAAATGAAGAAGTTTCTTCATAGTATCTGATGAAAGTGTAATTGATAGTTTTTCATTTTCATTAATTTTAGCATTATAAATATACTTATTCATTTATACAACTCCGTTTCATTCTCACATTATTTAAATTTCAATTTAACCTTTATTGTTTTATCTCCGTCTTTATACATTCCTTCTTTAGATTTTTAAATTCAATCTTTTTAATTAATGTTTCTGTATTACTTGACTTCAATTGCATAATAAGATCCACTTTGAGTAGGCTTATTATCTATATTATTAAATTCAGTAAAATTATTCTTCAAAATATCGATAAATTCTTCATATTTAATAATCACAGGATTATTGGGACCAAGCCATTTCATACAATATCTAAATCATTAGGCAAAAATAAACAATCGTATGCTAACCTATATTTTTTCATGTTTAAAAGCACTCCATATCATTTTTATTTTTTTTTCATCAGCTTCTAATAAAACAACTCCTAGTTCATCACCTATTAAAACTATTTCATACTATTGTTTCATCTATATTATAGGCAACATTGAACAATGTTTCATCATTCACAAACATTTTCCAAAGATACATATTATCATTAGAATTACACA
This sequence is a window from Vallitalea longa. Protein-coding genes within it:
- a CDS encoding winged helix-turn-helix transcriptional regulator codes for the protein MRINEKSIYNLYPALLKYPLIIKVLLEHKNDEGVSCISQKEIAKRIGLTQTAISKYLSRLEHIDKCIEKISPAKYFVYRENMLQYGPVSKVIKFHNLAISNKGFLLLDFEKQVIKLGFTKEATLIAKHYVLKYLYSQ
- a CDS encoding DUF6471 domain-containing protein, with the translated sequence MNKKGMKKVENNIRNEIKSYIAASGWTLTDIVKELNSKYGTTTTTQNISNKLTRGTLKYIEAKQIASIIGRDIKWL